One genomic region from Thermoleptolyngbya sichuanensis A183 encodes:
- a CDS encoding tellurite resistance TerB family protein: MGLFDRMFGVQNTVQETFSPAEAYAAIALAAVASDGYLADEELSGLMSTLNRMQLFRSYSSDIMRRMFDKLFSILRRDGVGVLFAIAKDSLPFELKESAFAVATDLVLADGRVTQEEQQFLNDLYQALGISEAAAEKIVDVMLIKNRG, encoded by the coding sequence ATGGGTTTGTTCGACCGAATGTTTGGCGTACAAAACACAGTTCAGGAAACCTTTAGCCCAGCCGAAGCCTATGCAGCGATCGCCCTGGCCGCAGTTGCTTCTGACGGCTATCTGGCAGACGAGGAGCTATCGGGTCTGATGAGTACGCTGAACCGCATGCAGCTCTTCCGGAGCTATTCAAGCGACATTATGCGACGGATGTTTGACAAGCTGTTCAGCATCCTGCGGCGGGATGGGGTCGGCGTTTTGTTTGCGATCGCCAAAGACTCTCTCCCCTTTGAACTGAAGGAATCGGCCTTTGCAGTTGCCACCGATCTGGTTTTGGCCGACGGCCGTGTCACCCAGGAAGAGCAGCAGTTTCTCAACGATCTCTATCAAGCCCTTGGCATTTCCGAAGCCGCGGCCGAGAAGATTGTAGACGTAATGCTCATTAAAAATCGCGGCTAG
- a CDS encoding CHRD domain-containing protein, whose protein sequence is MIHPKKILFHFVLGALTCLSLMGLSTPSLAQAVSGRMRPADPAPIAEVRQAETVLLAQGMTRSSLQRFSATLSRGAVVGASPSGRATGVAGAVLAGDRLVVRGDFRNLAGPLRDYTVDPTDPPNPNITSAVHIHRGEPTANGPFQYALTVTMRGDRDGRFAGEYTLTPEQRQALESGNLYLDLHTTRNRAGELRGVLRPY, encoded by the coding sequence ATGATTCATCCCAAAAAGATTCTTTTCCATTTCGTTCTGGGTGCGCTGACGTGCCTATCTCTCATGGGGCTGTCTACCCCGTCCCTGGCCCAAGCCGTCTCTGGCAGGATGCGTCCGGCAGACCCCGCCCCCATCGCAGAGGTGCGTCAGGCAGAAACTGTGCTGCTGGCGCAGGGGATGACCCGCTCTTCTTTACAGCGCTTTTCGGCAACCCTGAGCCGGGGTGCAGTGGTGGGCGCGTCTCCCTCTGGTCGGGCGACAGGTGTGGCCGGGGCCGTGCTGGCGGGCGATCGCCTGGTGGTGCGGGGCGACTTTCGCAATTTGGCTGGTCCCCTGCGCGACTATACCGTTGACCCCACCGATCCGCCCAACCCCAACATCACCTCAGCCGTGCATATCCATCGGGGCGAACCCACCGCCAACGGCCCCTTCCAGTATGCGCTGACGGTGACGATGAGGGGCGATCGCGACGGTCGCTTTGCGGGAGAATACACCCTCACGCCAGAACAACGGCAAGCGCTGGAAAGCGGCAATCTCTATCTTGATCTTCACACCACGCGCAACCGGGCCGGCGAACTGCGCGGCGTGCTGCGTCCTTACTAA
- the argG gene encoding argininosuccinate synthase, with product MKVQDLKGKTVAFAGSGGLDSCTITRWLTNQGVNVVCFTADLGQPDEEDMDAVRQRMLKAGAVDFVLLPVREAIAEDGLKVIQSQACYEGRYWNTTGIARCSLTKAMILEMKQRGLTIFSHGATGRGNDQVRFQLITNMLAPEFEVYAPWRDESFLARFPGRSEMIDFCQENGLPVTATKDKPYSTDANLLGLTHESGMLEALTTPAQFVKPIMGCYPQDAPDTPEAFTVRFEKGRPVSVNGESVNLVDAFLKTNAIAGKHGIGIGTHLVENRFVGIKSRGVYESPGVETLGTCYAYLLQLILDRRAREFYDQLSLLVAKQIYQGYWFDRATQMMLAAIANTAELATGTISVSLYKGNISFVAADDVPHILYSEENASMEGVGDYNHGDSEGLLRVFGVSARVLATSGQVGL from the coding sequence ATGAAAGTGCAAGATTTAAAGGGAAAAACCGTTGCGTTTGCCGGGTCGGGCGGGCTAGATAGCTGCACCATTACGCGCTGGCTGACAAACCAGGGCGTAAACGTGGTGTGCTTTACGGCCGACCTGGGGCAGCCGGATGAAGAAGACATGGATGCGGTGCGCCAGCGGATGCTGAAGGCGGGCGCGGTGGACTTTGTGCTGCTGCCTGTGCGAGAGGCGATCGCCGAAGACGGCCTCAAGGTGATCCAGTCGCAGGCCTGCTACGAAGGGCGCTACTGGAACACCACGGGAATCGCCCGCTGTTCCCTGACCAAGGCAATGATTCTGGAAATGAAGCAGCGCGGGCTGACGATTTTTAGCCACGGCGCAACGGGGCGCGGCAACGACCAGGTGCGGTTTCAGCTAATTACCAATATGCTGGCTCCAGAGTTTGAGGTGTATGCACCCTGGCGCGACGAGAGCTTTCTGGCGCGGTTCCCCGGCCGCAGCGAGATGATTGATTTCTGTCAGGAAAACGGGCTGCCCGTGACGGCTACCAAAGACAAGCCCTATTCCACCGATGCCAACCTGCTGGGGTTGACGCATGAATCGGGAATGCTGGAGGCGCTGACCACCCCGGCCCAGTTTGTGAAGCCGATTATGGGCTGCTATCCGCAGGATGCGCCCGACACGCCAGAAGCTTTTACCGTGCGGTTTGAAAAGGGTCGTCCGGTGAGCGTGAATGGGGAATCGGTGAATCTGGTGGATGCGTTTTTGAAGACGAATGCGATCGCCGGAAAGCACGGCATCGGCATCGGCACGCACCTGGTCGAAAACCGCTTTGTGGGCATCAAGTCGCGCGGCGTATACGAAAGCCCCGGCGTAGAAACCCTGGGCACTTGCTATGCTTATCTGCTGCAACTGATTCTGGATCGGCGGGCGCGGGAGTTTTATGACCAGCTTTCGCTCCTGGTGGCCAAGCAAATCTATCAGGGCTACTGGTTTGACCGGGCAACGCAGATGATGCTGGCGGCGATCGCCAACACGGCCGAACTCGCCACCGGAACCATCAGCGTGTCCCTTTACAAAGGCAATATCTCCTTCGTGGCGGCCGACGACGTGCCCCACATCCTCTATTCCGAAGAAAACGCCTCAATGGAGGGCGTGGGCGACTATAACCACGGCGACTCGGAGGGGCTGCTGCGGGTCTTTGGCGTGAGCGCCCGCGTGTTGGCCACCAGCGGTCAGGTCGGTCTTTGA
- a CDS encoding GAF domain-containing protein, whose protein sequence is MSAPSSHLHSTSSPSADPLDGDNATVTVEVEVLTDGSSAGQLSGRSQPPESPASPPVPPPNPNSDPSATSPSSRPNPGSALATTKGSFSSFLAPLTQDTFKQVVTDVEQKLRVVNQTLSMLDNLMDSQGFDAILNEMLHSITLKTGELLNADRATIFLLDDEKDELWAIVAEDENGNNLELRIPKHVGIAGEVATTKQVVNIPYDFYNDPRSKAAQALDKKNHYRTYTMLAMPLLNDQGDLVAVVQLINKLKPNCDLQAHLDERIDLGGFTAQDEQVFEEFAPSIRLILESSRSFYKATQQQRAASALMKATKSLSQSSLDLEETLGRVMEEAQELMQADRSTLWLLDRDQHQLWTKLPINGVLQEIRIPMDAGFAGQVAMSGEPVLIPYDLYNHPNSDTAKETDKKTGYRTCSMLCMPVFNADGELIAVTQLINKKKQGDHPPYDPANYPEAPEIWRASFNRNDQEFMQAFNIQAGVALQNAKLFATVKQQEQLQRDILRSLSNSVISTDKEGRIIAANESARKLLGLSDTDPLEGLHAEELIGLEKGDFSKWFKMALMPTDDKCRQQYYPDQTLNAVKGVEQHSINLSINTIADASDPEQVSGALVVMDDISGEKRLKSTMSRYMSQEVAQLLFENPNAAKMGGDRKEVSVLFSDIRSYTTLTESMTAEEVVEMLNQYFESMVDAVFTYKGTLDKYIGDAIMAVFGSPLPLDDHEWMAVQTAIEMRHRLAAFNADRVQRQKPPIRIGIGINSDIVISGNIGSSRRMEFTAIGDGVNLGSRLESASKQYGTDIIISENTYKPCADRVWARELDCIRVKGKTQPVSIYELVGLRDEIIPDEKKRLIDLYHEGRKHYLNRDFVKAMSAFATLLQDVNNEDKAAKLHLDRCTHWLSHPPNDETWQDGVWTMTEK, encoded by the coding sequence ATGAGCGCCCCCTCCTCGCATCTACATTCCACATCCTCCCCATCGGCCGACCCGCTTGATGGGGACAATGCAACGGTTACGGTAGAGGTAGAAGTCCTCACCGATGGTTCGAGTGCTGGGCAATTGAGTGGGCGATCGCAGCCGCCAGAATCACCCGCTTCCCCCCCCGTCCCTCCCCCCAATCCAAACAGCGACCCAAGCGCCACCAGCCCCTCCAGCAGACCCAACCCCGGCAGCGCCCTGGCCACCACCAAGGGATCTTTCTCGTCCTTTCTCGCGCCGCTGACCCAGGATACGTTCAAGCAGGTCGTTACCGATGTTGAGCAAAAGCTAAGAGTGGTTAATCAAACCCTCTCGATGCTCGACAACCTGATGGATTCTCAGGGATTTGATGCCATCTTGAACGAGATGCTGCATTCCATCACCCTGAAAACGGGGGAACTGCTGAACGCCGATCGCGCCACTATTTTTCTCCTAGACGACGAGAAAGACGAACTGTGGGCGATCGTCGCCGAAGACGAAAACGGCAATAACCTGGAACTGCGAATTCCCAAGCATGTCGGCATTGCGGGCGAAGTCGCCACCACCAAGCAGGTCGTCAACATTCCCTACGACTTTTACAACGATCCCCGCTCTAAGGCGGCTCAGGCGCTCGACAAGAAAAATCACTACCGCACTTACACCATGCTGGCCATGCCCCTGCTGAACGATCAGGGCGACTTGGTGGCCGTCGTGCAACTGATCAACAAGCTCAAGCCCAACTGTGATTTGCAAGCGCACCTAGACGAGCGCATCGACCTGGGCGGCTTTACCGCGCAAGATGAGCAGGTGTTTGAAGAGTTTGCGCCCTCGATCCGGCTGATTCTGGAATCGTCCCGCTCGTTCTACAAGGCAACCCAGCAGCAGCGGGCCGCCTCGGCGCTGATGAAGGCGACCAAATCTCTCAGCCAGAGCAGCCTAGATCTGGAGGAAACCCTGGGACGCGTGATGGAAGAGGCCCAGGAACTGATGCAGGCCGATCGCAGCACGCTTTGGCTCTTGGATCGCGACCAGCACCAGCTCTGGACAAAGCTGCCGATCAACGGCGTGCTGCAAGAAATTCGCATCCCGATGGATGCAGGCTTTGCGGGGCAGGTGGCGATGTCGGGTGAGCCAGTCCTCATTCCCTACGACCTCTACAACCACCCCAACTCCGACACTGCCAAGGAAACCGACAAAAAGACGGGCTATCGCACATGCAGCATGTTGTGTATGCCCGTGTTCAACGCAGATGGCGAACTAATCGCCGTCACTCAACTGATCAATAAGAAAAAGCAGGGCGACCATCCGCCCTACGATCCGGCAAACTATCCTGAAGCGCCGGAGATCTGGCGGGCTAGCTTTAACCGAAACGATCAGGAGTTCATGCAGGCGTTCAACATTCAGGCGGGTGTGGCGCTGCAAAACGCCAAGCTGTTCGCCACGGTGAAGCAGCAGGAGCAACTCCAGCGCGATATTCTGCGATCGCTCTCTAACAGCGTTATCTCCACCGACAAAGAGGGACGCATCATCGCCGCCAACGAAAGCGCCCGTAAACTGCTGGGTCTGAGCGACACTGACCCGCTGGAGGGGCTGCACGCCGAGGAACTGATTGGGCTGGAAAAGGGGGATTTTTCCAAGTGGTTCAAAATGGCGCTCATGCCAACAGATGACAAGTGCCGTCAGCAGTATTACCCGGATCAAACGCTGAACGCGGTCAAAGGCGTGGAGCAGCACAGCATTAACCTGTCGATTAACACCATCGCCGATGCGAGTGACCCAGAGCAGGTGTCGGGAGCGCTGGTGGTGATGGACGACATCAGCGGCGAAAAGCGGCTAAAAAGCACCATGTCGCGCTATATGTCGCAGGAAGTGGCGCAGTTGCTCTTTGAGAACCCCAACGCTGCCAAAATGGGGGGCGATCGCAAAGAAGTGTCTGTCCTGTTTTCCGACATTCGCAGCTACACCACGCTGACCGAGAGCATGACCGCCGAAGAGGTGGTCGAAATGCTGAACCAGTATTTCGAGAGCATGGTAGACGCGGTGTTTACCTATAAGGGCACGCTGGACAAGTACATCGGTGATGCCATCATGGCGGTGTTTGGGTCGCCGCTGCCCTTGGACGACCACGAGTGGATGGCCGTACAAACGGCGATCGAGATGCGGCACCGACTTGCCGCGTTCAACGCCGACCGGGTACAGCGCCAAAAGCCACCGATTCGGATCGGCATCGGCATCAACTCCGATATCGTCATCAGCGGCAACATCGGCTCCAGCCGCCGCATGGAGTTCACGGCCATTGGCGATGGGGTTAACTTGGGGTCGCGCCTGGAAAGCGCCAGCAAGCAATACGGCACCGACATCATCATCAGCGAGAACACCTACAAGCCTTGCGCCGATCGGGTCTGGGCGCGAGAGCTAGACTGTATCCGGGTGAAGGGCAAGACGCAGCCCGTCAGCATTTATGAACTCGTTGGGCTGCGTGACGAAATCATTCCCGACGAGAAAAAGCGGCTGATTGACCTCTATCACGAAGGGCGCAAGCATTACCTGAATCGCGATTTCGTTAAAGCGATGAGCGCTTTTGCCACGTTGCTGCAAGACGTGAACAACGAAGACAAAGCCGCCAAGCTCCACCTCGACCGCTGCACCCACTGGCTCAGCCATCCGCCCAACGACGAAACTTGGCAAGACGGCGTGTGGACCATGACGGAGAAGTGA
- a CDS encoding Uma2 family endonuclease, whose protein sequence is MNLTISPDGIELPPGSEVILRHQSWADYEGLLSSRRDRAAVKVYFGVKKQEIRLMAPLPGHSNRSATLTDLVKALLRHQNQDWHAFDPLTLKRVSQTGVEPDACFYIQNRLAILGKERIDLEIDPPPDLALEVDLTSFTQPADYEAIAIPELWIYRSQGLRIYIFDSEHYQESEVSGIFPDIAVKQLIPRYVELAWSQGSSSALRAFEAELA, encoded by the coding sequence ATGAATTTGACCATTAGCCCCGATGGAATTGAACTACCGCCGGGTAGTGAGGTGATCTTGCGTCATCAAAGCTGGGCAGATTACGAAGGGCTGTTGTCAAGCCGTCGCGATCGCGCTGCGGTCAAAGTCTACTTTGGAGTCAAGAAACAGGAAATTCGTTTGATGGCTCCTTTGCCTGGCCATAGCAACCGCTCCGCTACCCTCACTGATTTGGTGAAGGCGCTGCTGCGGCATCAGAACCAAGACTGGCACGCCTTCGATCCCCTCACGCTGAAGCGAGTCAGCCAAACCGGAGTAGAACCCGATGCCTGTTTTTACATCCAAAATCGATTGGCTATTTTGGGTAAAGAACGTATCGATTTGGAAATTGATCCTCCGCCGGATCTAGCGCTTGAGGTCGATCTCACGTCTTTTACTCAGCCAGCAGATTATGAGGCGATCGCCATTCCAGAACTCTGGATTTATCGGAGTCAGGGCCTGCGAATCTACATCTTCGACAGCGAACACTATCAGGAAAGCGAGGTCAGCGGCATTTTTCCAGATATTGCGGTCAAGCAGTTGATCCCCCGCTATGTCGAGCTAGCCTGGAGCCAAGGCTCAAGCAGCGCCCTGCGCGCTTTTGAGGCAGAGCTTGCATAA
- a CDS encoding trimeric intracellular cation channel family protein — MSLDAIDAIAAQLERFAMVQYPLEVSAVITSALSGMIAARKKGLDLVGVYAIAFVNAFGGGTLRDVLLDRRPFFWVRYEGYAVLVLLLAALYVYGSRLLKPVKAPAYRVFALLDAFGLALFSISGTAFALEYRMPPFTASLLGVITGVVGGVLRDILLVQIPVVFRKTATLYATCAFVGCWVYLVLVLWQVDMAIATVAGFCTIVLLRMLALRYNLTLPTPREEE, encoded by the coding sequence ATGTCTCTAGATGCGATAGATGCGATCGCCGCTCAACTCGAACGCTTCGCCATGGTGCAATATCCGCTAGAAGTGTCGGCCGTGATCACCTCAGCCCTATCGGGGATGATCGCTGCTCGCAAGAAAGGGCTGGATCTGGTGGGTGTGTATGCGATCGCCTTTGTGAATGCCTTTGGGGGCGGAACCTTGCGCGATGTGCTGCTGGATCGGCGACCGTTCTTTTGGGTACGCTATGAGGGCTATGCGGTGCTGGTGCTGCTGCTGGCGGCGCTATATGTCTACGGGTCGCGCCTGCTGAAGCCAGTCAAAGCGCCTGCCTATCGAGTCTTTGCGCTGTTGGATGCCTTTGGGCTAGCGCTGTTCAGCATTTCCGGTACGGCCTTTGCGCTGGAATATCGAATGCCGCCGTTCACCGCGTCGCTGCTGGGCGTGATTACGGGCGTGGTGGGCGGCGTATTGCGCGATATCTTGCTGGTGCAGATTCCCGTGGTCTTTCGCAAAACCGCCACGCTCTACGCCACCTGTGCCTTTGTCGGCTGCTGGGTTTATCTGGTGCTGGTGCTGTGGCAGGTGGATATGGCGATCGCCACCGTTGCCGGGTTTTGCACCATCGTTCTGCTCCGAATGCTGGCGCTACGCTATAACCTGACGCTGCCCACCCCACGAGAGGAAGAATAA
- a CDS encoding TerC family protein, whose amino-acid sequence MLDRLLDLSPNLGVDTFLLLTVLVALETLLSADNAIALAAIAQGLDGKKMQRDALNLGLLVAFIFRVILILTATWVIRFWQFELAGALYLLWLVFKYFTSDETEDGEHHHHGPRFTSLWQAIPMIAITDLAFSLDSVTTAIALSQEVWLVLTGGLIGILTLRLLAGLFIRWLDEYTHLEDAGYITVGLVGLRLLIKVFNDSLVPPQWAMISVIALLFVWGFSERKPEAIAAESGSAPLAEAHTPPDPPPLEVPSGAKPEADEREAQEISAD is encoded by the coding sequence ATGCTAGATAGATTGCTCGACTTGTCTCCCAACCTGGGTGTAGACACGTTCCTTCTGCTGACGGTGCTGGTGGCCCTCGAAACGCTGCTATCCGCCGACAATGCGATCGCGCTGGCGGCCATCGCCCAAGGGCTAGACGGCAAAAAAATGCAGCGAGACGCGCTGAATTTGGGGCTACTCGTCGCGTTTATTTTTCGGGTCATCCTGATTCTGACGGCAACCTGGGTGATTCGGTTTTGGCAGTTTGAGCTGGCGGGTGCGCTCTATTTGCTCTGGCTGGTGTTCAAGTATTTCACCTCCGATGAAACAGAGGACGGCGAACACCACCACCACGGGCCGCGCTTTACATCACTCTGGCAGGCCATTCCGATGATTGCGATTACGGATCTGGCGTTTTCGCTGGATAGCGTTACCACGGCAATCGCCCTGTCTCAGGAAGTGTGGCTGGTGCTAACGGGCGGGCTGATCGGGATTCTCACGCTGAGGCTATTGGCGGGGCTATTTATCCGCTGGCTGGATGAATATACCCATCTGGAAGACGCGGGCTACATCACCGTGGGGCTGGTGGGGCTACGCCTATTGATTAAGGTGTTTAACGACAGCCTGGTGCCGCCCCAGTGGGCAATGATTTCGGTGATTGCGCTGCTGTTTGTCTGGGGCTTTTCGGAGCGCAAACCGGAGGCGATCGCCGCTGAATCTGGCTCTGCGCCCCTTGCTGAAGCCCACACCCCACCCGATCCGCCGCCGCTCGAAGTTCCTTCTGGGGCAAAGCCAGAAGCCGATGAGCGCGAGGCGCAAGAAATTTCTGCGGACTGA